A genomic region of Canis aureus isolate CA01 chromosome 16, VMU_Caureus_v.1.0, whole genome shotgun sequence contains the following coding sequences:
- the TIMM22 gene encoding mitochondrial import inner membrane translocase subunit Tim22, with product MATTPSAGASAPEAAGSAEAPLQYSLLLQYLVGDKRQPRLLEPSSLGGIPSPIKSEEQKMIEKAMESCAFKAALACVGGFVLGGAFGVFTAGIDTNVGFDPKDPYRTPTAKEVLKDMGQRGMSYAKNFAIVGAMFSCTECLVESYRGKSDWKNSVISGCITGGAIGFRAGLKAGVIGCGGFAAFSAAIDYYLR from the exons ATGGCGACTACCCCCAGTGCGGGGGCCTCCGCGCCGGAGGCAGCGGGTTCCGCCGAAGCCCCGCTGCAGTACAGCCTTCTTCTGCAGTACCTGGTGGGCGACAAGCGTCAGCCCCGGCTGCTGGAGCCCAGTAGTCTGGGCGGGATCCCGAGCCCGATCAAGAGTGAGGAACAGAAGATGATCGAGAAGGCGATGGAAAGCTGCGCCTTCAAGGCGGCGCTGGCCTGCGTGGGAG GATTTGTCTTGGGAGGTGCCTTTGGAGTGTTCACTGCTGGCATTGATACCAATGTGGGCTTTGACCCTAAGGATCCTTACCGTACACCGACAGCAAAAGAAGTTCTGAAAGACATGGGACAGAGAGGAATGTCTTACGCCAAAAATTTTGCCATTGTGGGCGCCATGTTTTCTTGCACCGAGTGTTTGGTAGAATCT TACCGGGGAAAATCAGATTGGAAGAACAGTGTCATTAGTGGCTGCATCACTGGAGGAGCCATTGGTTTCAGAG CTGGCTTAAAGGCCGGGGTCATTGGTTGTGGA